In a single window of the Desulfovibrio sp. TomC genome:
- a CDS encoding radical SAM/SPASM domain-containing protein: MSAPLVLDHLLIEASSRSRAEVGYTIRAGHKRRWLDHDLPAAVFEKMLREIVAVTEIRFHGWGDSLANPDILTMLTLAKHRGARTVLVTDGSRLDDEQATALVRDDIDAVVFPLAGLTEDTNFRRRGTSLYAVLAAIDRLATVKAVHQSSLPEIRVRYTLTSSGLDTELAALPRFLADIGATAASIRPLSYATGPETEYDTLVPTDQDAFDAVAARLRATAKAANELGIRLDSRLVHGGQTRFRCPDKPSASLFIAADGAVSPCALRNVPIADPAGYRFHGHTVPFPRDVRGNLHNTPLAAIWNDPDYREFRYCHDTDTPPGGCAGCWRSFWVDVE; the protein is encoded by the coding sequence ATGAGCGCACCGCTGGTTCTCGACCACCTGCTCATCGAGGCCTCCTCGCGCAGCCGGGCGGAGGTCGGCTACACCATCCGGGCCGGGCACAAGCGCCGCTGGCTCGACCACGATCTGCCGGCGGCCGTGTTTGAAAAGATGCTGCGCGAGATCGTGGCGGTCACGGAAATCCGTTTCCACGGCTGGGGCGACTCCCTGGCCAACCCCGACATTCTGACCATGCTGACCCTGGCCAAGCACCGGGGGGCGCGCACGGTGCTGGTCACCGACGGCAGCCGCCTGGACGACGAACAGGCAACCGCGCTGGTGCGCGACGACATTGACGCCGTGGTCTTCCCCCTGGCCGGGCTGACCGAAGACACCAATTTTCGCCGGCGCGGCACCAGCCTCTATGCCGTCCTGGCCGCCATCGACCGGCTGGCCACGGTCAAGGCCGTGCACCAGTCGTCGCTGCCGGAAATCCGGGTGCGCTACACCCTGACCAGCTCGGGCCTGGACACCGAACTTGCCGCCCTGCCCCGTTTCCTGGCCGACATCGGGGCCACGGCAGCCTCCATCCGGCCCCTGTCCTACGCCACCGGCCCGGAGACGGAATACGACACCCTGGTTCCCACCGATCAGGACGCCTTCGACGCCGTAGCCGCCCGACTGCGCGCCACGGCCAAGGCCGCCAACGAACTGGGCATCCGCCTGGACAGTCGGCTGGTTCACGGCGGCCAGACCCGCTTTCGCTGCCCGGACAAGCCGTCCGCCTCGCTTTTCATCGCTGCCGACGGCGCAGTCAGCCCGTGCGCCCTGCGCAACGTGCCCATCGCCGACCCGGCCGGCTACCGCTTCCACGGCCACACCGTCCCCTTCCCCCGGGACGTGCGCGGCAATCTCCACAACACCCCCCTGGCCGCCATCTGGAACGATCCCGACTACCGCGAATTCCGCTACTGCCACGACACCGACACCCCGCCGGGCGGCTGCGCCGGCTGCTGGCGCTCGTTTTGGGTGGACGTGGAGTAG
- a CDS encoding type II toxin-antitoxin system PemK/MazF family toxin, whose product MAQPTPSGGRACHVARTAGFAVPLSGTGTQTTGVVRCDQPQAIDLSARRARKLESVPVGVMDEVLARLATLMG is encoded by the coding sequence GTGGCGCAGCCGACGCCTTCAGGCGGGCGGGCTTGCCATGTCGCCCGCACCGCCGGCTTCGCCGTGCCACTGTCCGGGACCGGCACGCAGACAACGGGTGTGGTGCGCTGTGATCAGCCCCAGGCTATCGACTTGTCCGCGCGGCGCGCGAGAAAGTTGGAGAGTGTGCCGGTGGGGGTCATGGATGAGGTGTTGGCGCGGTTGGCCACGCTTATGGGGTGA
- a CDS encoding ArsR/SmtB family transcription factor, with protein sequence MLINDDATPLPWFKALADETRLRLVRVLSRHELSVGEITSVLDMGQSRVSRHLSILVGCGLLVSRREGAWTFYSATTVGREASFLGCLAPFLETAGPDSDLTAVDAVLRERRLETRRFFNDIASDWATLRREVLGDVDPAALVREVMPAGVGAAADLGCGPGDLLPVLAERAGAVIGVDSSPSMLALAERRSLGLPVSVRMGELEHLPMADGEADFAVICLTLHHLPDPATALTEARRVLAPTGRLVVIDFTPHEDEAMRRRFGDRWLGFSREKLVEWLDRAGFTLDSWSTHPVNKGLVAARAVAAPRQHPLKGDPHER encoded by the coding sequence ATGCTCATTAACGACGACGCCACCCCACTCCCCTGGTTCAAGGCCCTGGCCGACGAGACGCGCTTGCGCCTGGTGCGCGTGCTGTCGCGCCATGAGCTGTCGGTCGGGGAAATCACCAGCGTGCTGGACATGGGCCAGTCGCGCGTGTCGCGCCATCTTTCCATACTGGTCGGCTGCGGGCTGCTGGTCAGCCGGCGCGAAGGGGCCTGGACCTTTTACAGCGCCACCACTGTTGGGCGCGAGGCGTCATTCCTCGGCTGCCTCGCCCCATTTCTGGAGACGGCCGGGCCGGACAGCGACCTGACCGCCGTGGACGCCGTCTTGCGCGAACGCCGGTTGGAAACGCGCCGCTTTTTCAACGACATCGCCTCGGATTGGGCCACCCTTCGCCGCGAGGTCCTGGGGGATGTCGATCCCGCCGCCCTGGTGCGCGAGGTCATGCCGGCCGGCGTTGGGGCTGCGGCCGACCTCGGCTGCGGACCGGGCGACCTGCTGCCGGTTTTGGCCGAGCGGGCCGGGGCCGTCATAGGCGTCGACAGCTCACCCTCCATGCTGGCCCTGGCCGAACGCCGAAGCCTGGGGTTGCCGGTCAGCGTGCGCATGGGCGAACTCGAACACCTGCCCATGGCCGATGGCGAGGCCGATTTTGCCGTCATCTGCCTGACGCTGCACCATCTGCCCGATCCGGCCACGGCGCTCACCGAAGCCCGCCGGGTGCTGGCCCCGACCGGACGGCTGGTGGTCATTGATTTCACTCCCCACGAGGACGAAGCCATGCGCCGGCGCTTCGGCGACCGCTGGCTCGGCTTTTCCCGGGAGAAACTGGTTGAATGGCTGGACCGGGCCGGGTTTACCCTGGACTCGTGGTCCACGCATCCCGTCAACAAGGGGCTTGTCGCCGCCAGAGCCGTGGCCGCGCCCCGTCAACATCCTCTGAAAGGAGATCCCCATGAGCGTTAA
- the ahcY gene encoding adenosylhomocysteinase, translated as MSVKALDLTLPYLVADMAQADWGRKEMQLSENEMPGLMSVIKKYGASKPLAGLRVTGSLHMTIQTAMLIKCLHALGADLRWASCNIYSTQDHAAAAIAADGLAAVYAWKGETLEDYWWCTEMALTWPDGSGPDLIVDDGGDATLFIHHGVKCAKDAKVLNAPADNKEMGIIMDRIKAVVAADAGRFDRMAKKIRGVSEETTTGVHRLYQMMQAGELLFPAINVNDSVTKSKFDNLYGCRESLADGIKRATDVMVAGKVVVVAGYGDVGKGCAHSMKGFGARVLVTEIDPICALQAAMEGYEVTTMDDACSQGDIFVTCTGCCDVITGAHMEKMREGAIVCNIGHFDSEIAVAYLENTPTCKKDQIKPLVDKWTMASGNSILMLAEGRLVNLGCATGHPSFVMSNSFTNQALAQIELATKKYAVGVYTLPKLLDEEVARLHLERLGARLETLTPAQAAYLHMDAAGPYKPDHYRY; from the coding sequence ATGAGCGTTAAAGCCCTTGATCTGACCCTGCCCTATCTGGTGGCCGACATGGCCCAGGCCGATTGGGGCCGCAAGGAAATGCAGCTGTCGGAAAACGAAATGCCGGGCCTTATGTCCGTCATCAAGAAGTACGGTGCTTCCAAACCCCTGGCTGGCCTGCGCGTCACCGGGTCGCTGCACATGACCATCCAGACCGCCATGCTGATCAAGTGCCTGCACGCCCTGGGCGCGGATCTGCGCTGGGCCTCCTGCAACATCTATTCGACCCAGGACCACGCCGCCGCCGCCATTGCCGCCGACGGCTTGGCCGCCGTCTATGCCTGGAAGGGCGAGACGCTCGAAGACTACTGGTGGTGCACCGAGATGGCGCTGACCTGGCCTGACGGCTCCGGCCCGGACCTGATTGTTGACGACGGCGGCGATGCCACGCTCTTCATCCACCACGGCGTCAAATGCGCCAAGGATGCCAAAGTCTTGAATGCCCCGGCCGACAACAAGGAAATGGGCATCATCATGGACCGCATCAAAGCGGTCGTGGCCGCCGATGCCGGCCGTTTTGACCGCATGGCCAAAAAGATCCGCGGCGTGTCCGAAGAGACCACCACCGGCGTCCATCGCCTCTATCAGATGATGCAGGCCGGCGAGCTGCTTTTCCCGGCCATTAACGTCAACGACTCGGTCACCAAGTCCAAGTTCGACAACCTTTACGGCTGCCGCGAGTCCCTGGCCGACGGCATCAAGCGGGCCACCGACGTCATGGTTGCCGGCAAGGTCGTGGTCGTGGCCGGGTACGGCGACGTGGGCAAGGGCTGCGCCCATTCCATGAAGGGCTTTGGCGCGCGCGTCCTGGTCACCGAGATCGACCCTATCTGCGCCCTCCAGGCGGCCATGGAAGGCTACGAAGTCACCACCATGGACGACGCCTGCTCCCAGGGCGACATCTTCGTCACCTGCACCGGCTGCTGCGACGTCATCACCGGCGCGCACATGGAAAAGATGCGCGAAGGGGCCATTGTCTGCAACATCGGCCATTTCGACTCTGAAATCGCCGTGGCCTACCTGGAAAACACCCCGACCTGCAAAAAGGACCAGATCAAGCCCCTGGTCGACAAATGGACCATGGCTTCGGGCAACTCCATCCTCATGCTGGCCGAAGGCCGGCTGGTGAACCTCGGCTGCGCCACCGGCCACCCGAGCTTTGTCATGTCCAACTCGTTCACCAACCAGGCCCTGGCCCAGATCGAGCTGGCCACCAAAAAGTACGCCGTCGGCGTCTACACCCTGCCCAAGCTGCTGGACGAGGAAGTGGCCCGCCTGCACCTGGAACGCCTCGGCGCCCGGCTTGAGACCCTGACCCCGGCCCAGGCCGCCTACCTGCATATGGACGCGGCCGGCCCCTACAAGCCGGACCATTACCGCTACTAA
- a CDS encoding GGDEF domain-containing protein — MLPLDFRTAIILYFFTNLCIAAMLVVAFSNGQARGTRLWIAGMVIQLASAPLFVLRGVIADSLSIILGNLLFTLAWSCYLASLDRFFGNRRQPWLYAAPLVLAAAIFGVFLHDARTRTVLANGLYAAQCLALAAVILAQWGRFRRRFITTFALGYALATGACLLRALAILQNTDPTPDPFGPGPAQTASLLLSVPSLVACTLGFVLLHRERMEVEIRRLAEIDHLTGLTNRRGFEAGFAKALAQAAGSHSWTSLALIDLDRFKAINDRLGHAAGDVVLVELGRILTREMGPDDLLARIGGDEFCVVMPRTPPEQAAALAERLRRAVAGHDWPAYGLPQPLTATIGLSSRRGSRQDSGADFLRLADMALLAAKDEARNTIRQADAPATCPAQAQAQA, encoded by the coding sequence ATGTTGCCCCTGGATTTCCGTACAGCGATAATACTGTACTTCTTTACCAACCTCTGTATCGCCGCCATGCTGGTCGTGGCCTTTTCCAATGGCCAGGCCCGGGGCACCCGGCTATGGATCGCCGGGATGGTGATCCAGCTGGCCTCGGCCCCGCTGTTTGTGTTGCGCGGGGTCATTGCCGACAGCCTGTCCATTATCCTGGGCAACCTGCTTTTCACCCTGGCCTGGAGCTGCTACCTGGCCTCCCTGGACCGATTTTTCGGCAACCGCCGCCAGCCCTGGCTCTACGCCGCTCCGCTGGTCCTGGCCGCAGCCATCTTCGGCGTCTTCCTGCACGACGCCCGCACCCGCACGGTGCTCGCCAACGGCCTCTACGCCGCGCAATGCCTGGCCCTGGCCGCCGTGATCCTGGCCCAATGGGGACGGTTTCGCCGGCGGTTCATCACGACCTTCGCCCTGGGCTACGCGCTGGCCACCGGGGCCTGCCTGCTGCGGGCGCTGGCCATCCTCCAGAACACCGATCCGACGCCCGACCCCTTTGGCCCGGGGCCGGCCCAGACCGCCTCCCTGCTCCTGTCCGTGCCAAGCCTCGTGGCCTGCACCCTGGGTTTCGTGCTGCTCCACCGGGAACGCATGGAAGTTGAAATCCGTCGGCTGGCCGAGATTGACCACCTGACCGGGCTGACCAACCGGCGCGGCTTCGAGGCCGGCTTTGCCAAGGCCCTGGCCCAGGCGGCAGGAAGCCACTCCTGGACCAGTCTGGCCCTTATTGACCTCGACCGCTTCAAGGCCATCAACGACCGCCTGGGCCATGCCGCCGGCGACGTGGTGCTGGTGGAACTGGGGCGTATCCTGACCCGGGAGATGGGGCCGGACGACCTGCTGGCCCGCATCGGGGGCGACGAATTCTGCGTGGTCATGCCGCGCACCCCGCCGGAACAGGCCGCCGCCCTGGCCGAACGCCTGCGCCGGGCCGTGGCCGGCCACGACTGGCCGGCTTACGGACTGCCCCAGCCGCTGACCGCCACCATCGGCCTGTCCAGCCGCCGGGGCAGCCGGCAGGACAGCGGCGCGGACTTCCTGCGCCTGGCCGACATGGCCCTGCTGGCGGCCAAGGACGAAGCCAGAAACACCATACGCCAGGCGGACGCCCCGGCGACCTGCCCCGCCCAGGCCCAGGCTCAGGCCTGA
- the tsaA gene encoding tRNA (N6-threonylcarbamoyladenosine(37)-N6)-methyltransferase TrmO has product MSGQEALQGRAVNQAPEDIAYRAIGILHSPHTDIAGMPIQPVGALGILGHVDVHADFAAGLHDLQGFSHVFLLYHLHRVKGFDLMVKPFLDNDRHGIFATRSPSRPNPIGLSVLELAGVCGNTVHVRNVDILDGTPVLDIKPYVPRFDVWQAERTGWFAHKAQNADTLRSDDRFR; this is encoded by the coding sequence ATGTCCGGGCAAGAAGCCCTCCAAGGACGTGCCGTGAACCAAGCCCCCGAAGACATCGCCTACCGCGCCATCGGCATCCTGCATTCTCCGCACACGGACATTGCCGGCATGCCCATCCAGCCCGTGGGAGCCCTCGGCATCCTCGGCCATGTGGACGTCCACGCCGATTTCGCCGCCGGTCTCCATGACCTGCAAGGCTTTTCCCATGTGTTCCTCCTGTACCACCTGCATCGGGTGAAAGGCTTTGACCTCATGGTGAAACCCTTCCTGGACAACGACCGCCACGGCATCTTCGCCACCCGCTCCCCGTCCCGGCCCAACCCCATCGGGTTGTCCGTGCTGGAGCTGGCCGGCGTCTGCGGCAACACCGTGCATGTGCGCAATGTCGACATCCTCGACGGCACCCCGGTCCTGGACATCAAACCCTATGTGCCGCGCTTTGATGTCTGGCAGGCCGAGCGCACCGGCTGGTTTGCCCACAAGGCTCAAAACGCCGACACCCTGCGCTCCGACGACCGGTTCCGGTAA
- a CDS encoding GTP-binding protein: MQLVTVAGPPSSGKTSVLLRLAAVLGCRKSTLGVVKFDCLTSHDKDAFDRAGIPCVVGLSGALCPDHFFVCNAADAHAWGIAQGIGVLAIESAGLCNRCAPHIEGALAVCVVDNLSGIDTPAKIGPMLRLADVVVITKGDVVSQAEREVFAFRVRRANPRATVLFVSGLTGQGAEALAHVVAAAPQTPGIDGANLRFTMPAAVCSYCLGQRKIGTDHQMGNVRKMDFGREQP, encoded by the coding sequence ATGCAGCTTGTCACCGTGGCCGGCCCGCCGTCGTCGGGCAAGACCTCAGTCCTTCTCCGCCTGGCCGCCGTGCTGGGGTGTCGGAAGTCGACCCTTGGCGTGGTCAAGTTCGACTGTCTGACCAGCCACGACAAGGACGCCTTTGACCGGGCCGGCATCCCCTGTGTGGTGGGACTTTCCGGCGCGCTTTGCCCGGACCACTTCTTCGTATGCAACGCCGCCGACGCCCATGCCTGGGGAATTGCCCAGGGCATCGGCGTCCTGGCCATCGAGAGCGCCGGGCTGTGCAACCGCTGCGCCCCGCACATCGAGGGGGCGCTGGCCGTGTGCGTGGTGGACAACCTGTCCGGCATCGACACCCCGGCCAAGATCGGTCCCATGCTGCGTCTGGCCGATGTGGTGGTCATCACCAAGGGCGATGTGGTGTCCCAGGCCGAACGCGAGGTGTTCGCCTTCCGGGTGCGCCGGGCCAACCCCCGGGCCACGGTGCTCTTTGTCAGCGGCTTAACCGGCCAGGGAGCCGAAGCCCTGGCCCATGTGGTGGCCGCCGCGCCCCAGACCCCGGGCATCGACGGGGCCAATCTGCGTTTTACCATGCCGGCGGCGGTGTGTTCCTACTGCCTGGGCCAACGCAAGATCGGCACGGACCATCAGATGGGCAACGTGCGCAAAATGGATTTCGGCCGGGAGCAGCCATGA
- a CDS encoding ATP-binding cassette domain-containing protein: MTDATAHPTFAAIWRQSPPARDFFAVQGLPAPRPDQTPAAYFAALPPEALTEAAGSASALSARFEAFLTALSRLTNDAPTVASLTVHGGRGKDGRPETLDLTLVPGDVVALAGPTGSGKSRFLADVEWLADADTPTGRRVLINGQPADASRRLAASGRLIAQLSQNMHFVMDLTVGEFLIAHAESRLLADAPAAAAEVTTLANELAGEPFSPTTPLTSLSGGQSRALMIADVARLCASPIVLVDEIENAGIDRRKAISLLTGHGKIVLMATHDPLLALTAGRRLVFAAGAVAAVIETSPEEKASLAALAAADARLSALRDDLRLGRHLQFPREP, translated from the coding sequence ATGACCGACGCCACCGCCCACCCCACCTTTGCCGCCATCTGGCGACAGTCGCCCCCGGCCCGGGATTTCTTCGCCGTCCAGGGGCTGCCGGCCCCCCGGCCCGACCAGACCCCGGCCGCCTATTTCGCCGCCCTGCCCCCCGAAGCCCTGACCGAAGCGGCCGGCTCGGCCAGTGCTCTGTCGGCCCGCTTCGAGGCCTTCCTGACCGCGCTTTCACGCCTTACCAACGACGCCCCGACGGTTGCTTCGCTCACCGTGCACGGCGGCCGGGGCAAGGACGGGCGGCCCGAAACCCTGGACCTGACCCTGGTACCGGGCGACGTGGTGGCCCTGGCCGGTCCCACCGGCTCGGGCAAAAGCCGCTTTCTGGCCGATGTCGAATGGCTGGCCGACGCCGACACCCCGACCGGGCGGCGGGTCTTGATCAACGGCCAGCCGGCCGACGCCTCCCGCCGGCTGGCCGCTTCGGGCCGGCTCATTGCCCAGCTGTCGCAAAACATGCACTTCGTCATGGACCTGACCGTTGGGGAATTTCTCATCGCCCATGCCGAGAGCCGGCTTCTGGCCGACGCCCCGGCGGCGGCAGCCGAGGTGACCACGCTTGCCAACGAGCTGGCCGGAGAACCGTTTTCCCCGACCACGCCGCTGACCTCCCTTTCCGGCGGCCAGAGCCGGGCGCTCATGATCGCCGACGTGGCCAGGCTGTGCGCCTCGCCCATTGTGCTGGTGGATGAGATTGAAAACGCCGGCATCGACCGGCGAAAGGCCATTTCGCTTTTAACCGGCCACGGCAAGATCGTGCTCATGGCCACCCACGATCCCCTGCTGGCCCTGACCGCCGGCAGGCGACTTGTCTTTGCCGCCGGAGCCGTGGCCGCGGTTATCGAAACAAGCCCAGAGGAAAAAGCGTCCCTGGCCGCCCTGGCTGCGGCCGACGCCCGCCTGAGCGCCCTGCGCGACGATCTGCGCCTGGGCCGCCACCTGCAATTTCCCCGGGAGCCGTGA
- a CDS encoding ABC transporter substrate-binding protein — MPDTLSLDLPVSRFLADHPAARTVLAELGVGASSDAEFLASAAPFLSMGSLLTINGLSAALFLAAVDAAGHAAKGPGGMTPLFCDGWTPGGAGLRLFASLPCPLKAPMGLALENLRDSLPPGAPWPRLFMDSCGKHTLNDLAAGLTRPEEVPDMVVSAGLNGFLSRAFRDRFAGGGLLAELPQAIHPALASAGLADPRRVCRIYAINPLVLVAVPSRLDGLPVPRSFDALLDPVYAGKIGLCGPPETAGDSTLLLDIRLRHGLDAVADLGRAMLCDTHPAQIFRPAPGVKAPPIGVMPAFFANAAPRQGDVEIIWPDGGALASPLFVMVKEKAQDALAPLLDFFLGQETAAIAAGAALPPTLPRADVSLPPGASVRFLGWDVLESQDLGPLIAESGAAFATAYYGRNG, encoded by the coding sequence ATGCCCGATACGTTGTCTCTTGATCTGCCGGTCAGCCGGTTTCTGGCCGACCATCCCGCAGCCCGGACCGTCCTGGCCGAACTGGGGGTGGGGGCCTCCTCCGACGCCGAATTTCTGGCTTCAGCCGCGCCGTTTCTGTCCATGGGCAGCCTGTTGACCATAAACGGCCTGTCCGCCGCCCTGTTTCTGGCGGCCGTGGACGCCGCCGGCCACGCCGCTAAAGGCCCGGGCGGCATGACGCCGCTTTTTTGCGACGGCTGGACACCGGGCGGAGCCGGGCTGCGGCTTTTTGCAAGCCTGCCCTGTCCGCTCAAGGCCCCCATGGGCCTTGCCCTGGAAAACCTGCGCGACAGCCTGCCCCCGGGCGCGCCCTGGCCGCGCCTGTTCATGGACAGCTGCGGCAAACATACGCTCAACGACCTGGCCGCCGGCCTGACCCGGCCCGAAGAAGTGCCGGACATGGTCGTCTCGGCCGGCTTGAATGGCTTTCTCTCCAGGGCTTTTCGCGACCGCTTTGCCGGCGGCGGCCTTTTGGCCGAACTGCCCCAGGCCATCCACCCGGCCCTGGCCTCGGCCGGGCTGGCCGATCCGCGCCGGGTCTGCCGCATCTATGCCATAAACCCGCTCGTGCTGGTGGCCGTGCCCTCGCGTCTGGACGGTCTGCCTGTGCCGCGCTCCTTTGATGCGCTGTTAGACCCGGTCTATGCCGGCAAGATCGGCCTGTGCGGCCCGCCGGAGACGGCCGGCGACTCCACGCTGCTCCTTGACATCCGCCTGCGCCATGGCCTCGATGCCGTGGCCGACCTGGGCCGGGCCATGCTGTGCGACACCCACCCGGCCCAGATTTTCCGGCCGGCCCCAGGCGTCAAGGCCCCGCCCATTGGCGTCATGCCGGCCTTTTTCGCCAATGCCGCGCCGCGCCAGGGCGATGTGGAAATCATCTGGCCGGACGGCGGCGCGCTGGCCTCGCCGCTCTTTGTGATGGTCAAGGAAAAGGCCCAAGACGCCCTGGCCCCGTTGCTCGATTTCTTTCTCGGGCAGGAGACAGCGGCCATCGCCGCCGGCGCGGCCCTGCCGCCAACCCTGCCCAGGGCCGACGTCAGCCTGCCGCCCGGGGCTTCGGTGCGCTTTCTCGGCTGGGACGTGCTGGAGAGCCAGGACCTCGGACCGCTTATCGCCGAGTCCGGGGCGGCCTTTGCCACGGCCTATTACGGCAGAAACGGCTAG
- a CDS encoding 4Fe-4S dicluster domain-containing protein translates to MHAFVLADPDCCIGCRACEIACSLAHLPAGCDPGRAMEQGAGFAPRLTIVREGGLVVPVQCRQCEDAPCARVCPAGCITSDGRSVTIVEAACTGCKACLAVCPVGTMNMLPATVGPARLVAGKCDLCRGRPSDSPNPVGPACLAVCPAGALTLYEPAALARLAADRRRLAALVLPQPQG, encoded by the coding sequence ATGCACGCCTTTGTCCTGGCCGACCCCGACTGCTGCATCGGTTGCCGGGCCTGCGAAATCGCCTGCTCCCTGGCCCATTTGCCGGCTGGCTGCGACCCGGGCCGGGCCATGGAACAGGGCGCGGGCTTTGCTCCGCGTCTGACGATTGTGCGCGAGGGCGGGTTGGTCGTGCCGGTGCAGTGCCGCCAGTGCGAGGATGCTCCCTGTGCCCGGGTCTGCCCGGCCGGCTGCATCACCTCCGACGGTCGGTCCGTTACCATCGTCGAAGCGGCCTGCACCGGTTGCAAGGCCTGTCTGGCTGTGTGTCCGGTGGGGACCATGAACATGCTGCCGGCCACCGTTGGCCCGGCCCGGCTGGTGGCCGGCAAGTGCGACCTGTGCCGGGGCCGCCCGTCCGATTCGCCCAATCCGGTTGGCCCGGCCTGTCTGGCCGTCTGCCCGGCCGGGGCGCTGACCCTCTACGAACCGGCCGCCTTGGCCCGTCTGGCCGCCGACCGACGACGGCTGGCCGCCCTGGTATTGCCGCAGCCCCAGGGGTGA
- a CDS encoding [Fe-Fe] hydrogenase large subunit C-terminal domain-containing protein, whose protein sequence is MTAGPIIAIDPTLCTGCGRCAAVCPVGAVSGPDGQAKTIDAARCVLCGQCVQLCAAFAAPFDEPPHDVAAICRERGRPETAGPVFAAYSRCDLAAAQALAADASKVAMVQCAPAVRVTLAEEFGLPPGTLTPGKLAAALRRLGFAAVYDTTFAADVTIMEESAELLSRLDSGAALPLFTSCCPAWVRHVETAWPKLIPHLSSCKSPQQMAGALFKSYAAALDGIDPARVASLSVMPCTAKKYEAARPELRSREAGLADVDVVLTVAELAVWLKEAGIDLPGLPDEPFDAPLGRYSGAGVIFGGSGGVMEAALRTAVAVVDGGAACAPQSGIVFEPAGPGLSRAEFTLGGRALAAVVVNGLANAAPLLAAVAEGRADFQFMEVMCCPGGCVAGGGTPKLLPGVDVAAAVAARREALSCHDRELPVRMSHENPAVVQLYAAFLEKPLSHRSHELLHTVYGGAGQGRGEEGQD, encoded by the coding sequence ATGACCGCGGGTCCCATCATCGCCATTGATCCGACCCTGTGCACGGGCTGCGGCCGGTGCGCCGCCGTCTGTCCGGTCGGGGCCGTTTCCGGCCCGGACGGACAGGCCAAAACCATCGACGCGGCCCGCTGCGTCCTGTGCGGCCAGTGCGTCCAGCTGTGCGCCGCCTTTGCCGCGCCTTTTGACGAGCCGCCCCACGACGTCGCGGCCATCTGCCGGGAGCGCGGCCGGCCCGAAACGGCCGGCCCGGTCTTTGCCGCCTACAGCCGGTGCGATCTGGCCGCTGCCCAGGCCCTTGCAGCCGATGCCTCCAAGGTGGCCATGGTCCAGTGCGCCCCGGCCGTGCGCGTCACCCTGGCCGAGGAATTCGGCCTGCCGCCCGGGACGCTGACCCCGGGCAAGCTGGCCGCCGCCCTGCGCCGCCTGGGCTTTGCCGCAGTCTACGACACCACGTTTGCCGCCGACGTCACCATCATGGAGGAAAGCGCCGAATTGCTCTCGCGCCTGGACTCCGGAGCGGCCCTCCCCCTTTTCACCTCCTGCTGCCCGGCCTGGGTGCGCCATGTGGAAACGGCCTGGCCTAAGCTTATCCCGCACCTGTCCTCGTGCAAATCGCCGCAGCAGATGGCCGGGGCGCTCTTTAAAAGCTACGCCGCCGCCCTGGACGGGATCGACCCCGCCCGGGTGGCCAGCCTGTCGGTCATGCCGTGTACGGCCAAGAAGTACGAGGCGGCCCGACCGGAACTGCGCTCCCGGGAGGCCGGTCTGGCCGATGTGGACGTGGTCCTGACCGTGGCCGAGCTGGCGGTCTGGCTCAAGGAAGCCGGCATCGACCTGCCGGGCCTTCCTGACGAGCCGTTCGACGCGCCGCTTGGCCGCTATTCCGGGGCCGGGGTCATTTTCGGTGGTTCGGGCGGGGTGATGGAAGCGGCCCTGCGCACGGCCGTGGCCGTGGTTGATGGCGGGGCGGCTTGCGCGCCCCAGTCCGGCATTGTCTTTGAACCGGCCGGGCCGGGCCTGTCCCGGGCCGAGTTCACCTTGGGCGGCCGGGCCTTGGCCGCCGTGGTCGTCAATGGACTGGCCAATGCCGCGCCGCTGCTGGCTGCCGTGGCCGAAGGGCGGGCCGATTTCCAGTTCATGGAAGTGATGTGCTGTCCGGGCGGCTGCGTGGCCGGCGGCGGCACGCCCAAGCTCTTGCCCGGGGTGGATGTGGCTGCGGCCGTGGCCGCCCGGCGCGAGGCCCTGTCCTGCCACGACCGGGAATTGCCGGTGCGGATGAGCCACGAAAACCCGGCGGTGGTTCAACTCTACGCCGCATTTTTGGAAAAACCGCTCTCGCACCGCTCCCACGAGCTGCTCCACACCGTCTACGGCGGGGCCGGCCAGGGAAGGGGAGAGGAGGGGCAGGACTGA